The following proteins come from a genomic window of Melospiza georgiana isolate bMelGeo1 chromosome 3, bMelGeo1.pri, whole genome shotgun sequence:
- the PPP3R1 gene encoding calcineurin subunit B type 1, with amino-acid sequence MGNEASYPLEMCSHFDADEIKRLGKRFKKLDLDNSGSLSVEEFMSLPELQQNPLVQRVIDIFDTDGNGEVDFKEFIEGVSQFSVKGDKEQKLRFAFRIYDMDKDGYISNGELFQVLKMMVGNNLKDTQLQQIVDKTIINADKDGDGRISFEEFCAVVGGLDIHKKMVVDV; translated from the exons ATG GGAAATGAGGCAAGCTACCCTTTGGAAATGTGCTCGCACT ttgaTGCTGATGAGATAAAAAGACTAGGAAAGAGATTTAAGAAGCTTGATTTGGACAACTCTGGTTCTCTGAGCGTGGAAGAGTTCATGTCTTTACCTGAATTGCAACAGAACCCGTTAGTACAGCGAGTAATAGATATATTTGACACAGATGGCAATGGAGAAGTGGATTTTAAAG AATTTATCGAAGGAGTCTCCCAGTTCAGTGTCAAAGGAGATAAAGAACAGAAGTTGAGGT TTGCTTTTCGCATTTATGATATGGACAAAGATGGCTATATCTCAAATGGAGAGCTCTTCCAGGTCCTGAAGATGATGGTTGGGAACAATCTCAAAGACACTCAGTTACAGCAAATTGTAGATAAAACCATAATTAATGCAGATAAGGATGGTGATGGAAGAATATCCTTTGAAGAATTTTGTGCT